Proteins from a genomic interval of Nocardia sp. BMG51109:
- a CDS encoding ABC transporter family substrate-binding protein — protein MRIRSTVSRFAIPAVALGLVLSGCAGSDSTGTGTSSIGTTNDINPHDVSELRDGGNLRVSVSSLPENWNTLTVDGNDAQITNIERPMMPQAFTVDAAGNPAVDTNYFTSVELTSTEPQQVTYTINPKAMWSDGTPITWEDIASQANALSGRDKSYLIANNQGFDRVTKVERGVDDRQAVITFDKHYAEWKGQFSGNGMLYPKSVTSSPEAFNKSLVDGLPVTAGPFTIQSVDRAQGRIVLGRDPKWWGATPKLDTVTFSVLDAAATIPALQNNEIDAAGVASRDELKTAQSIPDVAIRRSPATQWSHLTFNGAPGSILADPGVRVAISKAIDRQGIATAMQNGLVADPKPLNNHIYLEGQTGYQDNSLGFDPDAAARELDALGWKLNGDVREKDGRRLEIRDVMYNQDTWVQMAQIMQQNLARIGVKLNIDTKPGKGYFTDVIQPGDFDVAQFSWVGDPFPLSSINQIWGYNPNDIQGNYGRIGSPELNDLIEQTVSELDENKAVQLANQVDRKVFEEGHSLPLLQTPGIVAVRANLANYGARGLATYDWTKVGFLK, from the coding sequence ATGCGGATTCGTTCGACAGTGTCCCGGTTCGCGATTCCCGCGGTCGCGCTCGGATTGGTCTTGTCCGGCTGCGCGGGTTCGGATAGCACCGGCACCGGGACGTCCTCGATCGGCACCACCAACGACATCAACCCGCACGACGTCAGCGAGCTGCGCGACGGCGGCAACCTGCGGGTGTCGGTGTCGTCGCTGCCGGAGAACTGGAACACGCTGACCGTCGACGGCAACGACGCCCAGATCACCAACATCGAGCGCCCGATGATGCCGCAGGCCTTCACCGTCGATGCCGCGGGGAACCCGGCGGTCGACACCAACTACTTCACCAGCGTCGAGCTGACCAGCACCGAGCCGCAGCAGGTGACCTACACCATCAACCCCAAGGCGATGTGGTCCGACGGCACCCCGATCACCTGGGAGGACATCGCATCCCAGGCGAACGCGCTGAGCGGTCGGGACAAGTCGTACCTGATCGCGAACAACCAGGGCTTCGACCGCGTCACCAAGGTCGAACGTGGCGTCGACGACCGGCAGGCGGTCATCACCTTCGACAAGCACTACGCCGAGTGGAAGGGCCAGTTCTCCGGCAACGGAATGCTGTATCCGAAGTCGGTCACGTCGTCCCCGGAGGCATTCAACAAGAGCCTCGTCGACGGCCTGCCCGTGACCGCCGGACCGTTCACGATTCAGTCCGTTGATCGGGCACAGGGCCGCATCGTCCTCGGCCGCGATCCGAAATGGTGGGGGGCGACGCCGAAGCTCGACACCGTCACCTTCAGCGTTCTCGACGCCGCGGCGACCATTCCGGCGTTGCAGAACAACGAGATCGACGCCGCCGGAGTCGCCAGCCGCGACGAGCTGAAGACGGCGCAGAGCATTCCGGACGTGGCGATCCGCCGCTCACCGGCCACCCAGTGGTCGCACCTGACCTTCAACGGCGCGCCCGGATCGATACTGGCCGATCCCGGTGTGCGGGTGGCGATCTCGAAGGCCATCGACCGGCAGGGCATCGCCACGGCCATGCAGAACGGACTCGTCGCCGATCCCAAGCCCCTGAACAACCACATCTATCTGGAGGGCCAGACCGGCTACCAGGACAACAGCCTCGGCTTCGACCCCGACGCCGCGGCCCGCGAACTCGATGCGCTGGGCTGGAAGCTCAACGGCGACGTCCGGGAGAAGGACGGCCGCAGGCTCGAGATCCGCGACGTCATGTACAACCAGGACACCTGGGTGCAGATGGCACAGATCATGCAGCAGAATCTGGCCCGCATCGGCGTCAAGCTCAACATCGACACCAAGCCCGGCAAGGGCTACTTCACCGATGTGATCCAGCCCGGTGACTTCGATGTCGCGCAGTTCAGCTGGGTGGGTGATCCCTTCCCGCTGAGCAGCATCAACCAGATCTGGGGCTACAACCCGAACGACATCCAGGGCAACTACGGCCGGATCGGCTCGCCGGAGCTCAACGACCTGATCGAGCAGACGGTGTCCGAACTGGACGAGAACAAGGCGGTGCAGCTGGCCAACCAGGTCGACCGCAAGGTCTTCGAGGAGGGGCACTCGCTGCCGCTGCTGCAGACCCCGGGCATCGTCGCGGTGCGCGCCAACCTCGCCAACTACGGCGCGCGCGGCCTGGCCACCTACGACTGGACGAAGGTCGGCTTCCTGAAGTGA
- a CDS encoding agmatine deiminase family protein, translated as MTRYVMPAETDPHARTWLAWPAKESVWEELLPLVRADVARLARAIAEYEPVTLVARREQVDDARRACGPDVQVVPAPMDDMWIRDTGPIFVGGPEGGAGIDFNFNGWGQKSEYHMDAKVARKVLEHAGIPRVVAPIVAEGGALEVDGEGTLLTTESALVNPNRNPGFDHGEIENALADMLGVTKVVWLRGVAGEDVTDCHVDAVARFAEPGVVLVDRPVHPDPGDVFARAAVEAREILRESTDAAGRGFEIIELPQPDVTALPGERGPDFLYSYVNFYVGNGAVYMPAYGDRHGDDRAAGILGDAFPGREVVRVEYNAVVEGGGGIHCSTQQQPLVTA; from the coding sequence ATGACGCGCTACGTGATGCCCGCGGAAACCGATCCGCATGCCCGGACCTGGCTGGCGTGGCCCGCCAAGGAATCGGTGTGGGAGGAGTTACTACCGCTGGTGCGCGCGGATGTGGCGCGGTTGGCGCGGGCGATTGCCGAGTACGAGCCGGTGACCCTGGTGGCCCGGCGCGAGCAGGTCGACGACGCGCGCCGGGCCTGCGGACCGGACGTGCAGGTGGTACCGGCGCCGATGGACGATATGTGGATTCGCGATACCGGGCCGATATTCGTCGGCGGTCCGGAGGGCGGCGCCGGCATCGATTTCAACTTCAACGGCTGGGGCCAGAAGTCGGAATACCACATGGATGCGAAGGTTGCTCGAAAGGTTCTCGAGCATGCCGGAATTCCACGGGTGGTCGCCCCGATAGTCGCCGAGGGCGGCGCATTGGAAGTGGACGGCGAAGGCACGCTACTGACAACCGAGAGTGCACTTGTCAATCCGAATCGGAATCCCGGATTCGACCACGGGGAGATCGAGAACGCACTGGCCGACATGCTGGGCGTCACCAAGGTGGTCTGGCTGCGCGGCGTTGCCGGTGAGGATGTCACCGACTGCCACGTCGACGCGGTGGCCCGGTTCGCCGAACCCGGTGTGGTGCTGGTGGATCGGCCGGTGCATCCCGACCCGGGCGACGTATTCGCCCGGGCGGCGGTCGAGGCCCGCGAGATCCTGCGCGAGTCCACGGATGCCGCGGGCCGCGGCTTCGAGATCATCGAGCTCCCGCAGCCCGACGTCACGGCGCTGCCCGGCGAGCGCGGACCCGACTTCCTGTACTCCTACGTGAACTTCTACGTCGGCAACGGCGCGGTGTACATGCCCGCCTACGGTGACCGGCACGGCGACGACCGCGCCGCCGGGATACTGGGCGACGCGTTCCCGGGCCGTGAGGTGGTGCGGGTCGAGTACAACGCCGTCGTGGAGGGCGGCGGCGGAATCCATTGTTCGACGCAGCAGCAGCCGCTGGTGACGGCGTAG
- a CDS encoding 1-acyl-sn-glycerol-3-phosphate acyltransferase has product MAREPVFDILTGLVRTLFRAQGLRIDIGGQEHIPRTGGAVLAVNHTAYLDFMEVGLVGRESGRNVRYMMKAELERGIVGWLMKQCKAIGVDRSAGAQSFARAVTALRDGEIVVVYPEATISRSFELKEFKSGAARMSIESGVPIVPMVIWGAQRVWTKDIPKRLGRHRFPIAIRIGEPIPVRDSADALTAELRVRMERLLADAQRDYEMPAGARWVPARLGGAAPTPEQAAVLDQRELERRRAGKTNRE; this is encoded by the coding sequence ATGGCGCGCGAGCCCGTCTTCGACATTCTCACCGGACTGGTCCGCACGCTGTTCCGGGCGCAGGGTCTGCGCATTGATATCGGCGGGCAGGAACATATTCCGCGCACCGGCGGCGCGGTGCTGGCGGTGAATCACACCGCGTATCTGGATTTCATGGAAGTCGGCCTGGTGGGCCGCGAATCGGGCCGCAACGTCCGCTACATGATGAAGGCCGAACTCGAACGCGGCATCGTGGGCTGGTTGATGAAGCAGTGCAAGGCGATCGGCGTGGACCGCAGCGCCGGCGCACAGTCGTTCGCGCGGGCGGTGACCGCCCTGCGCGACGGCGAGATCGTGGTGGTCTATCCGGAGGCGACCATCAGCCGCAGCTTCGAACTGAAGGAATTCAAGTCGGGCGCGGCCCGGATGTCGATCGAATCGGGCGTGCCGATCGTGCCGATGGTGATCTGGGGCGCGCAGCGGGTCTGGACCAAGGACATCCCGAAACGCCTGGGGCGACACCGGTTCCCGATCGCAATCCGGATCGGCGAGCCCATCCCGGTCCGCGATTCCGCGGACGCGCTCACCGCCGAATTGCGGGTGCGCATGGAGCGCCTGCTCGCCGACGCGCAGCGGGATTACGAGATGCCCGCGGGCGCGCGCTGGGTGCCGGCCCGGCTCGGCGGCGCCGCGCCGACACCGGAACAGGCGGCCGTCCTGGATCAGCGCGAACTCGAGCGCAGGCGGGCCGGGAAGACGAACCGCGAATAA
- a CDS encoding 1-acyl-sn-glycerol-3-phosphate acyltransferase, with product MEPVYRTIIGLARTLFFAQGLKFDVRGDENIPATGGAVIAINHTGYMDFTYAGLPARTPKRYIRFMAKKEVFDDKISGPIMRSLKHIPVDRSAGADSYHAAVEYLRRGELVGVYPEATISRSFEIKEFKSGAARMAIEADVPIIPMVIWGAQRVWTKGHPKRLGRTNTPISIAVGEPLRPAGTSDDVAETAAELTSTLRSTMQRLLAELQQDYVHESGAYWVPARLGGSAPTLAEADAMDAAEAAEKAARRTARNGAPTDGATQ from the coding sequence GTGGAACCCGTCTACCGGACGATCATCGGCCTGGCTCGCACCCTCTTCTTCGCGCAGGGGTTGAAGTTCGACGTGCGCGGCGACGAGAACATCCCCGCGACCGGTGGCGCCGTCATCGCGATCAACCACACCGGATACATGGACTTCACCTACGCCGGACTGCCCGCCCGCACACCGAAGCGATACATCCGGTTCATGGCGAAGAAGGAGGTCTTCGACGACAAGATCTCCGGGCCGATCATGCGGTCGCTCAAGCATATTCCGGTCGATCGTTCGGCGGGCGCAGATTCCTATCACGCGGCGGTGGAGTATCTGCGCCGCGGCGAACTGGTGGGTGTGTATCCCGAGGCGACCATCAGCCGCAGCTTCGAGATCAAGGAATTCAAGTCCGGCGCCGCCCGGATGGCCATCGAGGCGGACGTCCCGATCATTCCGATGGTGATCTGGGGCGCGCAGCGGGTGTGGACCAAGGGGCATCCGAAGCGGCTGGGGCGCACCAACACCCCGATCTCGATCGCGGTCGGCGAGCCGCTGCGGCCCGCGGGGACCTCGGATGATGTCGCCGAGACCGCCGCGGAGCTGACCAGCACGCTGCGCTCGACGATGCAGCGATTGCTGGCGGAGTTGCAGCAGGACTACGTGCACGAGTCCGGGGCATACTGGGTCCCGGCCCGGCTCGGCGGGAGCGCGCCGACGCTGGCGGAGGCAGACGCGATGGATGCCGCGGAGGCCGCCGAGAAGGCCGCGCGCCGCACGGCCAGGAACGGTGCGCCCACGGACGGTGCGACACAGTAG
- a CDS encoding Rieske 2Fe-2S domain-containing protein encodes MQITSVGHAGFHIRTAAGTILCDPWVNPAYFGSWFPFPDNTGLDWDELGNCDFLYVSHLHRDHFDAKNLTEHINKDATVLLPDYPVPDLRRELEKLGFHTFFETEDSVKHTVTGAGGAELDVMIIALRAPADGPIGDSGLVVSDGETVCFNMNDARPVDMDVLHEQFGHIDIHLLQYSGAIWYPMVYDIPRRTKANFGKQKRQRGMDRARSYVDQVAATWVVPSAGPPMFLDPELRYLNDDGDDRFSEENGNIFPDQTVFLEHLHQHGNSGGVLMIPGSVADVHGADLSLTHPFDPAEIYDDKAGYIERMAERAAPVLAAERASRASGEDPLLPRLKELFEPIMTQSDLICDGIGYPVGLVLGDETVVLDFPKRVVRGPIDGEGKYRYGFRIDPQLVRTVLRDDEPDWVNTIFLSTRFQAWRIGGYNEYLYTFFKCLTDERIAYADGWFSEAHDDSASCELAGWEVQRRCPHLKADLSKFGVVEGNTLTCNLHGWQWDLESGRCKTSKGHELRSRKLV; translated from the coding sequence GTGCAGATCACCAGCGTCGGACATGCCGGATTTCATATCCGCACCGCGGCCGGGACGATCCTCTGCGACCCGTGGGTCAACCCGGCGTACTTCGGCTCGTGGTTCCCGTTCCCGGACAACACCGGGCTGGACTGGGACGAGCTGGGCAACTGCGACTTCCTCTACGTGTCGCACCTGCACCGGGACCACTTCGACGCGAAGAACCTGACCGAACACATCAACAAGGACGCCACCGTCCTGCTGCCCGACTACCCGGTGCCCGATCTCCGCCGCGAGCTGGAGAAACTGGGCTTCCACACGTTCTTCGAGACCGAGGATTCGGTCAAGCACACCGTGACCGGCGCCGGCGGGGCCGAGCTGGACGTGATGATCATCGCGCTGCGCGCCCCGGCCGACGGGCCGATCGGCGACTCCGGCCTGGTGGTCTCCGACGGCGAGACGGTGTGCTTCAACATGAACGACGCGCGGCCGGTCGACATGGATGTGCTGCACGAACAGTTCGGCCACATCGATATCCACCTGCTCCAGTACTCGGGCGCCATCTGGTACCCGATGGTCTACGACATCCCCCGGCGGACCAAGGCCAACTTCGGCAAGCAGAAGCGGCAGCGCGGGATGGACCGGGCGCGCAGCTACGTCGACCAGGTCGCGGCGACCTGGGTGGTCCCCTCCGCCGGTCCGCCGATGTTCCTGGACCCGGAGCTGCGCTACCTGAACGACGACGGCGACGACCGCTTCTCCGAGGAGAACGGCAACATCTTCCCGGACCAGACGGTGTTCCTGGAACATCTGCACCAACACGGCAATTCGGGTGGGGTGCTGATGATTCCGGGTTCGGTGGCCGACGTCCACGGCGCCGACCTGAGCCTGACCCATCCGTTCGATCCGGCCGAGATCTACGACGACAAGGCCGGATACATCGAGCGGATGGCCGAGCGCGCGGCGCCGGTGCTGGCCGCCGAGCGGGCGTCCCGGGCGTCCGGCGAGGACCCGCTGCTCCCGCGGCTGAAGGAGCTGTTCGAGCCGATCATGACGCAGAGCGACCTGATCTGCGACGGCATCGGCTATCCGGTCGGCCTGGTACTCGGCGACGAGACCGTGGTGCTGGACTTCCCCAAGCGCGTGGTGCGCGGCCCGATCGACGGAGAGGGCAAGTACCGCTACGGATTCCGCATCGATCCGCAGCTGGTGCGGACCGTGCTGCGCGACGACGAGCCGGACTGGGTGAACACCATCTTCCTGTCCACTCGCTTCCAGGCGTGGCGCATCGGCGGCTACAACGAGTACCTGTACACGTTCTTCAAGTGCCTCACCGACGAGCGCATCGCCTACGCCGACGGCTGGTTCTCCGAGGCACACGACGATTCGGCGTCGTGCGAGCTGGCCGGCTGGGAGGTGCAGCGCCGCTGCCCGCACCTGAAGGCCGACCTGTCGAAATTCGGTGTGGTGGAGGGCAACACGCTCACCTGCAACCTGCACGGCTGGCAGTGGGACCTGGAGTCCGGCCGCTGCAAGACCTCCAAGGGCCACGAACTGCGCTCCCGCAAGCTGGTCTGA
- a CDS encoding Gfo/Idh/MocA family oxidoreductase: MAELGVAVIGYGLAGAVFHAPLVAAEPRLRVAAVVTSSERRAEQARREHSGARVVPTADELFADPAGVDLVVVATPNRTHAPLATRALAAGLPVVVDKPFALTAAEGEQMIAAAERAGRLLTVFQNRRWDSDFRTVRRLIEDGSLGAVRRFESRFERWRPVPKGGWREVGGAAEGAGILYDLGSHLVDQALHLFGPVAGIYCELDSRRDGVPTDDDAFLALTHVSGVRSHLWMSAVAPQLGPRFRVLGSDSGYVSYGLDPQEEALRSGRRPDGRKPWGTVDSENWGLLGTEGDVHPTPSEPGDYPAFYAAMADALLDGLPVPVDPWDAVAALQVLEQARSVAAAES; the protein is encoded by the coding sequence ATGGCGGAGCTGGGTGTTGCGGTGATCGGGTACGGGCTGGCCGGGGCGGTGTTTCATGCGCCGCTGGTCGCCGCCGAACCGCGGCTGCGGGTGGCCGCGGTGGTGACGTCGTCGGAGCGGCGGGCCGAGCAGGCCCGGCGGGAACATTCGGGCGCGCGGGTGGTGCCGACCGCCGATGAGCTGTTCGCCGATCCTGCCGGGGTCGACCTCGTCGTGGTCGCCACGCCCAACCGCACGCATGCGCCGCTGGCGACCCGGGCGCTGGCAGCCGGACTGCCGGTGGTCGTCGACAAGCCGTTCGCCCTGACCGCCGCCGAGGGCGAGCAGATGATCGCCGCCGCCGAGCGGGCCGGCCGCCTGCTCACGGTCTTCCAGAATCGGCGCTGGGACAGCGACTTCCGCACGGTGCGCCGGCTGATCGAGGACGGCAGCCTGGGCGCGGTGCGGCGTTTCGAGTCCCGGTTCGAACGGTGGCGGCCGGTGCCGAAGGGTGGCTGGCGGGAGGTCGGCGGCGCCGCCGAGGGCGCGGGCATCCTCTACGACCTGGGCAGCCACCTCGTCGACCAGGCCCTGCACCTCTTCGGTCCGGTGGCCGGCATCTACTGCGAACTGGATTCCCGCCGCGACGGCGTACCCACCGACGACGATGCCTTCCTGGCGCTGACGCACGTCTCGGGCGTGCGGTCACATCTGTGGATGAGCGCCGTCGCCCCGCAGCTCGGGCCCCGCTTCCGGGTGCTCGGCTCCGACAGTGGTTATGTGAGCTACGGTCTCGACCCGCAGGAGGAGGCGCTCCGCTCGGGCCGCCGCCCGGACGGCAGGAAGCCTTGGGGCACTGTCGATTCCGAGAACTGGGGTCTGCTCGGCACCGAGGGCGACGTGCACCCCACGCCCAGCGAGCCGGGCGATTACCCGGCCTTCTACGCCGCGATGGCGGACGCACTCCTGGACGGGCTCCCGGTCCCGGTCGACCCGTGGGACGCCGTTGCCGCACTACAGGTTCTGGAGCAGGCGCGGTCGGTGGCAGCGGCGGAGTCCTGA
- a CDS encoding DMT family transporter has product MGRGWGIGAGLCIGAGVAVQGRVNGALGVRLQDGIAAAVISFGSGLAVLAVVFVVSGRLRAGVREVWRAVAGGGLRWWQLLGGLCGAFFVACQGLTVAAIGVAAFTVATVAGQLTSSLVVDRLGWGPTGRTPVTALRVTGAALALAAVGISAVGGSGSGAAGSAAGDLVRAVPAAALVLLPALSGIGLAWQQAMNGQIGVVGGPYSATLVNFAAGVAGLLVVEALVLARVGWPQRFPTEPWLYLGGVIGVVFIALGVLVVRWIGVLLLGLTSVAGQLLAAVVLDIVVPTGSGLSASTVVGGALTLVAVGIAALRPVPARS; this is encoded by the coding sequence GTGGGTAGAGGTTGGGGTATCGGGGCCGGGCTGTGTATCGGTGCGGGGGTGGCGGTTCAGGGGCGGGTGAACGGGGCGCTGGGGGTGCGGTTGCAGGATGGGATCGCGGCGGCGGTGATCAGTTTCGGGTCGGGGCTGGCGGTGTTGGCGGTGGTGTTCGTGGTGAGCGGGCGGTTGCGGGCGGGGGTTCGCGAGGTGTGGCGTGCCGTGGCGGGTGGCGGGCTGCGCTGGTGGCAGCTGCTCGGCGGGCTGTGCGGGGCGTTCTTCGTTGCGTGCCAGGGGCTTACGGTGGCGGCGATCGGGGTGGCGGCATTCACCGTGGCCACCGTGGCCGGGCAGCTGACGAGCAGTCTGGTGGTGGACCGGCTGGGGTGGGGGCCGACCGGGCGAACACCCGTGACCGCACTGCGCGTCACGGGTGCGGCGCTGGCCTTGGCGGCGGTCGGGATCTCGGCGGTCGGTGGGTCCGGATCGGGCGCCGCCGGGTCGGCGGCCGGGGACCTCGTGCGCGCCGTGCCGGCCGCGGCGCTGGTGCTGCTTCCGGCGCTGTCGGGTATCGGCCTGGCCTGGCAGCAGGCGATGAACGGGCAGATCGGCGTGGTGGGCGGGCCCTACTCGGCCACGCTGGTCAACTTCGCCGCCGGTGTCGCCGGGCTGCTGGTCGTCGAGGCCCTGGTGCTCGCCCGGGTCGGGTGGCCGCAGCGTTTTCCGACCGAACCGTGGCTGTACCTCGGCGGCGTCATCGGTGTCGTGTTCATCGCGCTGGGGGTCCTGGTGGTTCGTTGGATCGGCGTGTTGTTGCTCGGCCTGACCTCGGTCGCCGGGCAGCTGCTCGCGGCGGTGGTGCTGGACATCGTGGTGCCCACCGGCTCCGGATTGTCCGCGTCCACCGTTGTCGGCGGCGCCCTGACCCTGGTCGCCGTCGGTATCGCCGCGCTACGGCCCGTTCCGGCCCGGTCGTAG
- a CDS encoding bifunctional diguanylate cyclase/phosphodiesterase, with translation MRGIDSRGDTRTRVRTASALATAMVMARTTGAFYVMGGVLGLVITVIAPGDEGNRPLVGAAAAVALLLGVSLLLWGPRLPHSIHHVYVAVATILVTVAVHWFPNTVGGIGLAAFYVFVACDAAIFFAWQWVAAHVLFAVVLCLWAVPSRGLPWWSGLIPAGVTVGAGIVVGILTRMASDADIDVLTGLLNRRGFDRALNTAIAHAGRTGQGLALVLVDLDRFQKINDHLGHRAGDAVLQRVADTWSKLLGPDQRLARYGGDAFALLLPDTTEQAAILLTEQLRAAVTTGCSAGVTSWQPGESGSLLVSRADVGLYRAKQAGRNRTVLESSRQLPLAVELRQAIDEGALDVHYQPIVSLTEGGGKAVGVEALLRWSSNAQPDVTTEGLIRVAEEYDLISDLDELVLRRACADAARLQDTFAQLDLTLNVNVSGLELAESDYADRVSGILTDTGWPAEQLVLEVTESELAAESQTAVENLNTLRERGVRIAIDDFGTGYSSLSRLATIPSDILKVDQSFVAAIRSGTPAPPLLGVIAALSKSLDLQVIAEGVETEYQAAVLTELGFALAQGYHYSDSHPVAELIDDLNDRHGLVGAGADREFSTNGWVPIDNPFDTGSFGSQN, from the coding sequence GTGCGAGGAATCGACTCTCGCGGCGATACCCGCACGCGGGTGCGGACGGCATCGGCGCTGGCGACGGCAATGGTCATGGCTCGGACCACGGGGGCCTTCTATGTGATGGGCGGGGTGCTGGGCCTGGTGATCACCGTCATCGCCCCGGGTGACGAGGGAAACCGGCCGCTGGTGGGCGCCGCGGCGGCGGTCGCGCTGCTGCTGGGGGTCAGCCTGCTGCTGTGGGGCCCGCGGCTGCCGCATTCGATTCACCACGTCTATGTCGCGGTGGCCACGATCCTGGTCACCGTTGCGGTGCACTGGTTCCCGAATACCGTCGGCGGTATCGGGCTTGCCGCATTCTACGTGTTCGTGGCCTGCGATGCCGCGATCTTCTTTGCCTGGCAATGGGTTGCGGCGCATGTGCTGTTCGCGGTGGTGCTGTGCCTGTGGGCCGTGCCCTCGCGGGGGCTGCCGTGGTGGTCGGGTCTGATACCGGCCGGTGTGACGGTGGGCGCGGGCATCGTCGTCGGAATCCTCACCCGGATGGCCTCCGACGCCGATATCGATGTGCTCACCGGCCTGCTGAACCGGCGCGGCTTCGATCGAGCCCTGAATACCGCCATCGCGCACGCCGGCCGCACCGGCCAGGGCCTGGCGCTCGTGCTGGTGGATCTGGACCGCTTCCAGAAGATCAACGACCATCTCGGGCACCGGGCCGGCGACGCCGTGCTGCAGCGGGTCGCCGACACCTGGTCCAAGCTGCTGGGGCCGGATCAGCGGCTGGCCCGCTACGGCGGCGACGCGTTCGCGCTGCTGCTACCCGACACCACCGAACAGGCCGCGATCCTGCTCACCGAGCAGCTACGGGCGGCGGTGACCACCGGATGTTCGGCGGGCGTCACCTCGTGGCAGCCGGGCGAATCCGGGTCGCTGCTGGTCAGCCGCGCGGACGTCGGTCTGTACCGGGCCAAGCAGGCCGGCCGCAACCGGACCGTGCTGGAGTCGTCGCGGCAGCTCCCGTTGGCGGTCGAGCTCCGCCAGGCCATCGACGAGGGCGCGCTGGACGTGCACTACCAGCCGATAGTGAGCCTGACCGAGGGCGGCGGCAAGGCCGTCGGCGTGGAGGCCCTGCTGCGCTGGTCGTCGAACGCCCAGCCGGACGTCACCACCGAGGGGCTCATCCGGGTGGCCGAGGAGTACGACCTGATCTCCGACCTGGACGAGCTGGTGCTGCGCCGCGCCTGCGCCGACGCGGCCCGGCTGCAGGACACCTTCGCCCAGCTCGATCTCACGCTGAACGTCAATGTGAGCGGGCTGGAACTGGCCGAATCCGATTACGCCGACCGGGTTTCCGGGATTCTCACCGATACCGGATGGCCCGCCGAGCAGCTGGTGCTCGAGGTCACCGAGAGCGAACTGGCCGCCGAATCGCAGACGGCCGTCGAGAACCTGAACACGCTGCGCGAGCGTGGCGTACGAATAGCGATCGACGACTTCGGCACCGGATACTCCTCGCTGAGCCGCCTGGCGACCATCCCGAGCGACATCCTGAAGGTCGACCAGTCCTTCGTCGCGGCGATCCGCTCGGGCACCCCGGCCCCGCCGCTGCTGGGAGTGATTGCGGCGCTGAGCAAGTCGCTGGACCTACAGGTCATCGCCGAGGGCGTGGAGACCGAGTACCAGGCGGCCGTGCTCACCGAACTGGGTTTCGCGCTGGCCCAGGGGTACCACTACAGCGACTCGCACCCGGTGGCGGAGCTGATCGACGATCTCAACGACCGGCACGGCCTGGTCGGCGCCGGAGCCGACCGCGAGTTCTCCACGAACGGCTGGGTCCCGATCGATAACCCCTTCGACACGGGATCGTTCGGCAGCCAGAACTGA